The following coding sequences are from one Beggiatoa alba B18LD window:
- a CDS encoding coiled-coil domain-containing protein: MSDKKISISLTEESPVKLPEEIQRIGTEATQAIWIFSQSLANAEIAKIREASATVEKNAISQQQQALQEVERLNVERQQAYAKIDNLTKENKSLHIDLDREIGEVKTAHSHIAVLQEKIEKQEHDIKNLHEELGRARESGEIAQKRLHEVVYQSQQDQVDLRTLREEITVQQRNRERLEKTINTTTAEAEQTWKQLKTEQTKVAVAEALTQELRETIRKLESDIKLLKEDKQEFREARDAEEKLRIELEKKLVAITTRAEAQEKTYKETIAKLEQDNNFVKSEATTLRNRIIKAEGALEREKKAIERLETKLVATSGSPTK; this comes from the coding sequence ATGTCTGATAAAAAAATTAGTATCTCATTAACTGAAGAATCCCCCGTTAAATTACCTGAAGAAATTCAACGGATTGGCACTGAAGCAACTCAAGCAATCTGGATTTTTTCTCAATCACTGGCAAATGCTGAAATTGCAAAAATTCGTGAAGCCTCTGCAACTGTTGAAAAGAATGCGATTTCACAACAGCAACAAGCTTTACAAGAAGTTGAACGTCTTAATGTTGAACGACAACAAGCCTATGCCAAAATAGACAACTTAACCAAAGAAAATAAGTCCTTACACATAGACTTAGACCGTGAAATAGGCGAAGTCAAAACCGCACATAGCCACATCGCTGTTCTACAAGAAAAGATCGAAAAACAAGAACACGACATTAAAAATCTACACGAAGAACTCGGACGCGCCCGCGAAAGTGGCGAAATCGCACAAAAACGCCTACACGAAGTTGTTTATCAAAGCCAACAAGACCAAGTTGACTTACGAACCCTACGCGAAGAAATCACCGTACAACAACGCAATCGTGAACGCTTAGAAAAAACCATCAACACCACCACCGCAGAAGCCGAACAAACGTGGAAACAACTCAAAACAGAACAAACCAAAGTTGCTGTTGCTGAAGCCTTAACCCAAGAATTACGCGAAACCATCCGCAAACTAGAATCCGATATTAAACTGCTCAAAGAAGATAAACAGGAATTCCGCGAAGCCCGCGACGCAGAAGAAAAACTCCGTATTGAGTTAGAAAAGAAACTTGTTGCCATCACAACCCGCGCCGAAGCACAAGAAAAAACCTATAAAGAAACCATTGCCAAGTTAGAACAAGATAATAACTTCGTAAAAAGCGAAGCAACCACCCTACGCAACCGCATTATCAAAGCAGAAGGTGCGCTCGAACGCGAGAAAAAAGCGATTGAACGCTTAGAAACAAAATTAGTCGCTACCTCAGGTAGCCCGACCAAATAA
- the cgtA gene encoding Obg family GTPase CgtA, with translation MKFVDEATIEVLAGKGGDGCLSFRREKFIPKGGPDGGDGGDGGSVYLIASIEFNTLVDFRYKRHFRAKNGQPGMGSQCFGKGGEDLYISVPIGTTVYDCNTEELLGDLVRAGQTLLVAKGGERGLGNIHFKSSVNRAPRKTTHGTLGEERTLRLELQVLADVGLLGMPNAGKSTLIRAVSAARPKVADYPFTTLYPHLGVVKIEEHRSFVMADIPGLIEGAAEGIGLGVKFLKHLSRTGLLLHVVDVAPLDDDPVYAVRAIEKELEKYSETLAEKPRWLVLNKLDLLAPETQAEHCQAIIKQLNWQAPVFQVSAVTGQGCQELCYQIMQYLEAAKAEYAEKNPDAEPTQAMPVDDEREENSVLSQADNHDN, from the coding sequence ATGAAATTCGTTGATGAAGCTACAATTGAAGTCCTTGCTGGCAAAGGCGGCGACGGCTGTTTAAGTTTTCGCCGTGAAAAATTTATTCCGAAAGGCGGGCCCGATGGAGGCGACGGAGGCGATGGAGGGAGTGTTTATCTCATTGCATCCATTGAGTTTAATACCCTTGTTGATTTTCGTTATAAACGACACTTTCGTGCCAAAAATGGACAACCAGGAATGGGCAGCCAATGCTTTGGCAAAGGTGGCGAAGATTTATATATCTCTGTTCCCATCGGTACAACCGTTTACGACTGCAATACAGAAGAACTGCTAGGCGATTTAGTCCGCGCAGGACAAACATTATTAGTTGCCAAAGGCGGAGAAAGAGGCTTAGGCAATATTCACTTTAAAAGCAGCGTCAACCGCGCCCCCCGCAAAACCACACACGGCACACTAGGCGAAGAACGAACACTCCGTTTAGAACTACAAGTCCTTGCCGATGTTGGATTACTGGGAATGCCCAATGCAGGCAAATCTACCCTGATTCGAGCTGTTTCCGCTGCACGCCCTAAAGTCGCTGATTACCCGTTTACCACACTTTACCCCCATTTAGGCGTGGTAAAAATTGAAGAACATCGTAGCTTTGTCATGGCAGACATTCCTGGCTTAATTGAAGGCGCGGCGGAAGGTATCGGCTTAGGCGTTAAGTTTTTAAAACACCTTTCCCGTACAGGCTTACTCCTTCATGTCGTTGACGTAGCTCCCTTGGATGACGACCCCGTTTATGCGGTGCGTGCGATTGAAAAAGAATTAGAAAAATACAGTGAAACCCTCGCCGAAAAACCGCGCTGGCTCGTCTTGAATAAACTCGACCTATTAGCCCCAGAAACGCAAGCCGAACATTGTCAAGCCATTATTAAACAACTGAATTGGCAAGCCCCTGTCTTTCAAGTCTCTGCGGTAACAGGACAAGGCTGTCAAGAACTCTGTTATCAAATCATGCAATATTTAGAAGCGGCAAAAGCAGAATATGCCGAAAAGAATCCCGATGCAGAACCAACTCAAGCAATGCCTGTGGATGATGAAAGGGAAGAAAATTCTGTGTTATCACAAGCGGATAATCATGATAATTAA
- a CDS encoding PP2C family serine/threonine-protein phosphatase, giving the protein MMYYAIATDSSNIENQDRACVIQRNAETLIIGLADGAGGCSGGAQAAQFVIDAVQQITNEHPSIFLQRLDQQIAQDKTAGETTAIVLQIHKNQLIGASVGDSATWLINGNEVYDLTQQQQRKPLLGSGNATLTAFNHQLTTGFLLIASDGLVKYLSVDTIVKQPIPL; this is encoded by the coding sequence ATGATGTATTACGCTATTGCAACGGATAGTAGCAATATCGAAAATCAAGATCGGGCTTGTGTTATTCAACGCAATGCAGAAACATTGATAATAGGACTTGCTGATGGCGCAGGTGGATGTAGTGGTGGCGCACAAGCCGCGCAGTTTGTTATTGATGCGGTACAACAAATAACAAATGAGCATCCCAGTATTTTTTTACAACGGTTAGACCAACAAATTGCACAAGATAAAACCGCAGGAGAAACGACTGCGATTGTATTGCAGATACATAAAAATCAATTAATTGGTGCTAGTGTTGGAGATTCCGCAACGTGGTTAATCAATGGTAACGAGGTTTATGATCTCACTCAGCAACAACAACGTAAACCATTATTAGGTTCTGGAAATGCAACACTAACAGCTTTTAATCATCAATTAACAACAGGTTTTTTATTAATTGCATCAGATGGTTTAGTTAAATACCTTTCCGTCGATACCATTGTAAAGCAACCGATACCATTGTAA
- a CDS encoding ABC transporter substrate-binding protein, with amino-acid sequence MQYLPFFRCYLILCLYFLSVTIHAEPLNIPVVETMVEQAQFPRQIEDEQGKIVQIPRYPQRIVSQTLATDEILLALTIPSRLIALSGLAQDPRYSLISETAQQMLVPLAGNAEQILSLQPDLVFIASYNRAEMVALLETSHIPLIRFSRFDSIEDIQQHIRVIGMAIGADVQATTLIAEMNQRLNAVKSRIPAGKPLRVLSYDLEGYSAGKGTTFDNMLQYVNAINVLTEQGIQGHTKISIENLALWQPDVIISGTSADKIEQTRQQLQDNILIAQTKAGQSGQIIVLDNRYLLSVSHHIVTGVEQLAQALYPAVHE; translated from the coding sequence ATGCAATATCTTCCATTTTTCCGCTGTTATTTAATACTTTGCCTCTATTTTCTCTCTGTCACAATCCACGCGGAACCGCTCAATATTCCTGTTGTTGAAACAATGGTCGAACAAGCCCAATTTCCGCGACAAATCGAGGATGAACAGGGAAAAATCGTTCAGATTCCGCGTTATCCGCAACGGATTGTGTCCCAAACATTGGCAACGGATGAAATTTTGTTAGCCTTGACAATACCGAGTCGTTTAATCGCATTAAGTGGGTTAGCACAAGACCCGCGTTATAGCCTTATCAGTGAAACCGCACAACAAATGCTTGTCCCATTAGCGGGAAATGCGGAACAGATTTTGAGTTTACAGCCTGATTTAGTTTTTATTGCCAGTTATAACCGTGCGGAAATGGTGGCGTTGTTAGAAACAAGTCATATTCCGTTAATTCGCTTTAGCCGTTTTGATAGTATTGAGGATATTCAGCAACATATTCGTGTCATTGGCATGGCAATTGGGGCAGACGTACAAGCAACAACGTTAATTGCAGAGATGAATCAACGGTTAAATGCCGTTAAATCGCGGATTCCAGCAGGGAAACCATTACGGGTTTTATCTTATGACTTGGAAGGTTACTCAGCAGGAAAAGGCACTACCTTTGATAATATGCTTCAGTATGTGAATGCGATTAATGTATTAACAGAACAGGGTATTCAAGGACATACGAAAATTAGTATTGAAAATTTAGCCCTGTGGCAACCTGACGTTATTATCAGTGGGACAAGTGCCGATAAGATTGAGCAGACGCGCCAGCAGTTGCAGGACAATATATTGATTGCACAAACAAAAGCGGGACAGTCAGGGCAGATTATTGTATTAGATAATCGTTATTTACTCTCTGTTTCTCATCATATCGTCACAGGGGTTGAACAGCTTGCACAAGCGTTATATCCCGCAGTACATGAATAA
- a CDS encoding M16 family metallopeptidase has protein sequence MQFRHLLSFLPVGLLCLNTPLLAADLDPQEFKLDNGLTIIVKPDHRSPIVTSQIWYKVGASYEPAGLTGVSHFLEHLLFKGTAKHPTGEFSRIMSENGASQNAFTSTDFTAFFQTLEKSRLAISFELEADRMRNLLFDATELEKEKQVVMEERRNRTDDEPNSLLLEHFRTVAYTNSPYQNPVVGWMSDIENYQVADVKAWYQRWYAPNNATLVVAGDVEPQAVFTLVKQYFADLKPSEIVPPPVRPEVEQLGERRIVVKRPAKLPVIVMGYKVPSLKTIAPEQVTDVYALEVLAYILSGGDSSRLTRELVRGQEIASSAGAGYELLNRLEGLFTFSGVPTQQHNLSELETAFRQQVKQVQTTLVSPEELTRVKNLLVASTVYEQDSVFYQAMKLGTWATVGLDWRLSADYTKNLKAVTAEQIQAVAKKYLVDEHLTVGLLEPLPIESDASPAGALPATATQGVMQ, from the coding sequence ATGCAGTTTCGCCATTTACTATCTTTTTTACCCGTGGGCTTATTGTGTTTGAATACGCCATTGCTCGCGGCAGATTTAGACCCCCAAGAATTTAAATTAGACAATGGGTTAACCATTATTGTTAAGCCCGACCATCGTTCGCCCATCGTCACCAGTCAAATTTGGTATAAAGTCGGGGCAAGTTATGAACCTGCTGGATTAACGGGCGTTTCGCATTTTTTAGAGCATTTATTGTTTAAAGGCACTGCAAAGCATCCTACGGGTGAGTTTTCCCGCATCATGTCGGAAAATGGCGCATCACAAAATGCGTTTACCAGTACAGACTTTACCGCATTTTTTCAAACCTTAGAAAAAAGCCGTTTAGCGATTAGCTTTGAGTTAGAAGCCGATAGAATGCGCAATTTGTTATTTGATGCGACAGAGTTAGAGAAAGAAAAACAGGTTGTGATGGAAGAACGGCGTAATCGTACAGATGATGAGCCAAATAGTTTATTGTTGGAGCATTTCCGTACTGTTGCCTATACCAATAGTCCTTATCAAAATCCTGTTGTGGGTTGGATGAGTGATATTGAGAATTATCAAGTAGCGGATGTAAAAGCATGGTATCAGCGGTGGTACGCACCAAATAATGCAACGTTGGTTGTTGCGGGTGATGTAGAACCACAAGCAGTATTTACTTTAGTAAAACAATATTTTGCCGATTTAAAGCCGAGTGAGATTGTGCCACCGCCTGTGCGTCCAGAAGTGGAACAGTTAGGCGAGCGACGGATTGTCGTTAAACGTCCTGCAAAATTGCCTGTAATTGTCATGGGGTATAAAGTCCCTTCGTTAAAAACGATTGCACCTGAACAGGTTACGGATGTTTATGCCTTAGAAGTATTAGCATATATCTTAAGTGGGGGCGATAGTTCGCGCTTAACACGGGAATTAGTTCGTGGTCAGGAAATTGCGAGCAGTGCGGGGGCTGGTTATGAATTGTTGAACCGTTTAGAAGGTTTATTTACTTTTAGCGGTGTACCAACACAGCAACATAATTTAAGTGAGTTAGAAACCGCTTTCCGTCAACAAGTGAAGCAAGTACAAACAACATTAGTCAGTCCTGAAGAGTTGACGCGAGTTAAGAATTTGTTAGTAGCGAGTACAGTCTATGAACAAGATTCAGTTTTTTATCAAGCCATGAAGTTGGGTACGTGGGCAACGGTGGGCTTAGATTGGCGGTTATCGGCGGATTATACCAAGAACCTCAAAGCCGTTACGGCAGAGCAAATTCAAGCAGTGGCAAAAAAATATCTGGTGGATGAGCATTTAACCGTTGGACTATTAGAGCCTTTGCCAATTGAAAGCGATGCGTCACCCGCAGGCGCATTACCCGCTACCGCCACACAAGGAGTGATGCAATGA
- a CDS encoding M16 family metallopeptidase translates to MRKLQGLIFSFMLFCVPVWAMNDIQHWTTSNGARVYFVPAPELPIIDMVVVFNAGSVHDGEKDGLALLTNGLLNEGAGGLSANEIAERFDNVGANFGNDLDAEMSQLSLRSLTESSQLEPALALFANVLANPDFPAQAVERVRQQILLGIESEEQSPSEIAARAFQKATFANHPYANPLKGTMESVKALTIEDIKAFYQRYYVASNAVIALVGAIDRAQAEQLAESVVKQLPKGEAAPALPPVTDLTEAKTLHIPYPSSQTHVLVGQPSHSRHDPDYFALYVGNHILGGNGLVSRVSQEVREKRGLAYSAYSYFLPLEERGAFIAGLQTRNDKADEALTVLRTTLKTFIQEGVSPEELEAAKKNITGGFPLRIGSNAKIVNYLATIGFYQLPLDHLQKFNARVEAVTVEGIRKAFQSHLQADKQVIITVGGGK, encoded by the coding sequence ATGAGAAAATTACAGGGCTTGATATTTAGCTTCATGTTGTTCTGTGTGCCTGTTTGGGCAATGAATGACATTCAACACTGGACAACCAGCAACGGCGCACGGGTTTATTTTGTGCCTGCGCCTGAATTACCCATTATTGATATGGTTGTCGTTTTTAATGCGGGCAGTGTGCACGATGGGGAAAAAGACGGATTAGCCTTATTAACCAATGGCTTGTTAAATGAAGGGGCGGGCGGTTTATCTGCCAATGAGATTGCAGAGCGATTTGATAATGTTGGGGCAAATTTTGGCAATGATTTAGATGCAGAAATGTCGCAATTGTCATTACGCAGTTTAACGGAATCTAGCCAATTAGAACCTGCATTAGCCTTATTCGCTAACGTGTTGGCAAACCCTGATTTCCCAGCCCAAGCGGTTGAACGGGTAAGACAACAAATTTTATTAGGGATAGAAAGCGAGGAGCAATCCCCCAGTGAAATCGCAGCCCGCGCTTTTCAAAAAGCGACTTTTGCCAATCATCCGTATGCAAATCCTTTAAAAGGCACAATGGAAAGCGTTAAGGCGTTAACGATTGAAGATATTAAAGCTTTTTATCAACGTTATTATGTCGCTAGTAATGCAGTGATTGCCTTAGTGGGTGCAATAGACCGTGCACAAGCGGAACAACTTGCTGAATCTGTTGTAAAACAACTGCCAAAAGGAGAAGCCGCCCCCGCGTTGCCCCCAGTCACGGATTTAACTGAGGCGAAAACATTGCATATTCCCTATCCATCCTCACAAACGCATGTTTTAGTGGGTCAACCCAGCCATTCACGCCATGACCCTGATTATTTTGCGTTATATGTAGGCAATCACATTTTAGGTGGTAATGGTTTAGTGTCGCGGGTATCGCAAGAAGTGCGGGAAAAACGCGGTTTAGCCTATAGTGCCTATAGCTATTTCTTGCCCTTAGAAGAACGGGGCGCGTTTATAGCGGGTTTACAAACACGTAACGATAAAGCCGATGAGGCTTTAACTGTCTTACGCACCACGTTAAAAACCTTTATTCAAGAAGGGGTAAGCCCTGAAGAGTTAGAAGCGGCGAAGAAAAATATTACAGGTGGTTTCCCATTGCGGATTGGAAGTAATGCAAAAATTGTCAATTACTTAGCAACAATTGGCTTTTATCAATTGCCTTTAGACCATTTACAAAAGTTTAATGCACGAGTAGAAGCTGTGACGGTTGAAGGAATTCGTAAAGCATTTCAAAGCCATTTACAAGCGGATAAACAAGTGATTATCACCGTTGGCGGTGGAAAATAG
- a CDS encoding MBL fold metallo-hydrolase: protein MIFRQLFEPISATYTYLLGCSRTKTAILIDPVLETVERDISVLQQLGLTLRYTLETHIHADHLSGGYQLRQLTGSLIAVAALDQLSCADIAITEGTPLEMGDIRIQPLHTPGHTPTHYAYLVAGDIQTLLFTGDALLIDGCGRTDFQGGDPAQLYDSIHQKFFSLPDETLVYPAHDYDGRFVSSIGQEKRRNPRLGQQRSKQDFIALMNKLELPNPRKMAFAVPSNKQCGACSPQVLDEYQKFCATL, encoded by the coding sequence ATGATTTTTCGTCAACTGTTCGAGCCTATTTCTGCGACTTATACCTATTTGTTAGGATGTTCACGGACTAAAACAGCGATATTAATTGACCCAGTCTTAGAAACGGTTGAACGTGACATCAGCGTTTTACAGCAATTGGGTTTAACGCTACGTTATACGTTAGAAACACATATTCATGCAGACCATTTAAGCGGTGGGTATCAATTGCGTCAGCTAACAGGTTCGTTGATTGCCGTCGCCGCGTTAGACCAATTAAGTTGTGCCGATATTGCCATCACAGAGGGAACACCATTAGAAATGGGGGATATTCGTATTCAGCCGTTACACACCCCCGGTCATACGCCTACGCATTATGCTTATCTTGTTGCGGGAGACATTCAGACATTATTGTTTACAGGCGATGCTTTATTGATTGATGGCTGTGGGCGTACTGATTTCCAAGGTGGAGACCCCGCGCAATTATATGACAGTATTCATCAGAAGTTTTTTAGCTTGCCTGATGAAACGCTTGTGTATCCTGCACATGATTATGATGGGCGTTTTGTCAGCAGTATCGGACAGGAAAAGCGACGTAATCCGCGTTTAGGACAACAGCGGAGCAAACAAGATTTTATTGCTTTAATGAATAAGTTGGAGTTGCCAAACCCGCGCAAAATGGCATTTGCAGTGCCCAGTAATAAACAATGCGGGGCGTGTTCTCCACAAGTTTTAGATGAATATCAGAAGTTTTGTGCAACGTTGTAA
- a CDS encoding EAL domain-containing response regulator codes for MSTRKTLQETLLALREEYARQLPQTIADLVKSEEIIKKQWNKEDLRQFQQKVHRVAGNAGSFGFLSLSQTARVLDTFLVEILERNTPAEPYELIEINQRLGHIQQAALSPDEPVTATPASKTKSHPIPEKQESTIYLVDDDLQLTAYLAEYLKSYGYNVQVFHNTRGLIDLVQTYPPTLIIMDVMLSEGELAGPQIMAAIQKNRTEPLPVIFISARTDMAARLAAVRANGDAYFNKPLDIVAILNKIKQLIDKKRQKIPHRILIIDDTQRYGERYSKILSQAGLQTAVLKEPLRLIDALDKYPPSLILINTQLQSINAIELAVVLRHQEKYKRLPLIFFAQQFDQTLRRAAVKGIADDFLSDTIEADALVATVVNRLKHTEHQPKTDYLHQDVTTGLYNRQYLLSQLEWMKVTAADNPLIALYISIDSYSGISKILGYQAVDSAMSEIAQFLKQQVNQHDLLARFSESVFVILSTDRSIYEAKALANSIRATIENYVLELNQQQLFTTCSIGLGVYDEEISGGAPIALTQAESACQQAQELGGNRIQLHAKAENLKRDQYRQTYWQETIKSALVNDNFYLVFQPIVGLHGENQKLYDVLLRLHSDDHPEGIKAHEFLPIAEKYGLIEEIDRWVIKQAIMNLMQRYFERESIRLFVRLSPNSIKNSALQGYIRKCLAVSDIPHQSVVFTLSQPTVINQLKESQNFVKDVKALGCQVILQDFNGKTSGFQLAKLLEVDFIKLHPELVKPLVNKPDALENIKQITDKLHTQNTQVIVPFIEDATTLSLLWECAVDYIEGNFIQAPIETLNYDFSG; via the coding sequence GTGTCAACACGCAAAACCTTACAAGAAACCTTACTTGCCTTGCGTGAAGAGTATGCAAGACAACTCCCGCAAACTATCGCTGATTTAGTCAAATCAGAGGAAATTATTAAAAAACAGTGGAACAAGGAAGATTTACGCCAATTTCAACAAAAAGTTCATCGAGTCGCAGGTAATGCAGGCAGTTTTGGTTTTTTGAGCTTAAGCCAAACGGCTCGCGTGTTAGATACTTTTTTAGTAGAAATTTTAGAACGTAACACCCCTGCTGAACCTTACGAATTGATAGAAATTAATCAGCGTTTAGGACATATCCAACAAGCCGCTTTAAGTCCTGACGAACCTGTTACCGCTACACCTGCCTCAAAGACTAAAAGCCATCCTATCCCTGAAAAACAAGAATCAACGATTTATCTCGTTGATGATGATTTACAACTCACCGCATATCTTGCCGAATATTTAAAATCCTATGGTTACAACGTACAAGTTTTTCACAATACACGCGGGCTAATTGATTTAGTACAAACCTATCCACCAACCTTGATTATCATGGATGTCATGTTATCTGAAGGCGAATTAGCTGGGCCACAAATCATGGCGGCAATTCAGAAAAATCGTACTGAACCGTTACCCGTGATTTTTATCTCTGCCCGAACTGATATGGCTGCCCGACTTGCTGCGGTTCGTGCTAATGGTGATGCTTATTTTAATAAACCGTTGGATATAGTTGCTATTTTAAATAAAATAAAACAACTAATTGATAAAAAAAGGCAAAAAATCCCCCATCGGATACTGATTATCGACGACACACAACGCTATGGGGAACGCTACTCCAAAATTTTATCGCAAGCAGGATTACAAACGGCTGTTTTAAAAGAACCATTACGCCTTATCGATGCCTTAGATAAATATCCTCCCTCTCTTATCCTGATTAATACCCAACTGCAAAGTATTAATGCAATTGAATTAGCGGTCGTATTACGCCATCAAGAAAAATATAAACGCCTACCGCTCATTTTCTTTGCCCAACAATTTGACCAAACCTTACGCCGTGCAGCGGTTAAAGGGATTGCCGATGACTTTTTAAGCGACACCATCGAAGCCGATGCCCTCGTTGCAACGGTTGTAAACCGTTTAAAACATACCGAACACCAACCCAAAACCGATTATTTACATCAAGATGTCACAACAGGTTTATATAACCGTCAATACCTACTTTCCCAACTAGAATGGATGAAAGTTACAGCGGCTGATAATCCATTGATTGCACTATATATCAGTATTGATAGCTATAGCGGTATTAGCAAAATTTTAGGATATCAAGCGGTGGACAGTGCTATGTCTGAAATTGCGCAATTTTTAAAACAACAAGTGAATCAACATGATTTGCTTGCCCGTTTTAGCGAAAGCGTTTTCGTGATTCTTAGCACAGACCGCAGTATTTACGAAGCAAAAGCCTTAGCGAATTCCATTCGAGCTACCATAGAAAACTATGTATTAGAACTCAATCAACAACAACTATTTACCACGTGTAGCATTGGATTGGGGGTTTATGACGAAGAAATATCTGGTGGCGCGCCTATCGCACTGACACAAGCAGAATCGGCTTGCCAACAAGCACAAGAACTCGGCGGAAATCGCATCCAGTTACACGCGAAAGCAGAAAATTTAAAACGCGACCAATATCGACAAACCTATTGGCAAGAAACCATTAAATCCGCATTAGTCAACGATAACTTCTATCTTGTTTTTCAACCGATTGTTGGACTTCATGGAGAAAATCAAAAATTATACGATGTCCTTTTACGCTTACACAGCGATGACCATCCAGAAGGCATTAAAGCCCATGAATTTTTACCCATTGCTGAAAAGTACGGACTTATCGAGGAGATTGACCGCTGGGTCATTAAACAAGCGATTATGAATTTAATGCAGCGTTATTTTGAACGGGAATCCATCCGCTTATTTGTCCGCTTATCCCCCAACTCGATTAAAAATAGTGCATTACAAGGCTATATTCGCAAATGTCTTGCCGTTAGCGATATTCCTCATCAATCCGTTGTGTTTACTCTTTCTCAACCAACTGTCATTAACCAACTGAAAGAAAGCCAAAACTTTGTTAAAGATGTAAAAGCTTTGGGATGTCAAGTTATCTTGCAAGATTTCAATGGAAAAACCAGTGGCTTTCAACTGGCTAAACTGTTAGAAGTGGACTTTATTAAACTACATCCCGAACTGGTTAAACCGCTTGTAAATAAACCCGATGCTTTAGAAAACATTAAACAGATAACAGATAAACTTCACACACAAAACACACAAGTGATTGTGCCTTTTATTGAAGATGCGACAACATTAAGTTTGTTATGGGAATGTGCTGTTGATTATATTGAAGGTAATTTTATTCAAGCCCCCATAGAGACACTCAACTACGATTTTTCAGGATAA
- a CDS encoding Rieske (2Fe-2S) protein, with protein sequence MTSIQHWQPVAEIYDIPQQGMISFEISGLSLLFSRQGQQVSCFANSCTHLDRPLDMGNVCNGVVTCPFHGYEFELETGRCLNASSPPLKSYPVRIVENFVQVCLVEDTID encoded by the coding sequence ATGACCTCTATTCAACACTGGCAACCTGTTGCAGAAATCTATGACATTCCACAACAAGGTATGATTTCTTTTGAGATTTCAGGATTATCCCTACTGTTTAGCCGTCAAGGGCAACAAGTAAGCTGTTTTGCAAATTCATGCACGCATTTAGACAGACCTTTAGATATGGGAAATGTTTGTAACGGTGTCGTGACTTGTCCTTTTCACGGTTACGAATTCGAATTAGAAACAGGACGTTGTTTAAATGCCTCTAGCCCCCCCTTAAAATCTTATCCTGTGCGAATCGTAGAGAATTTTGTACAAGTCTGTTTAGTAGAAGATACAATTGATTAA